The DNA region CGGCCAGGGACGCGGCGCCGGCGGCGTCGGTCTTCAGGACGAACGCGTTCACCGGTCGTTCGCCCAGATGCACGACCCCCACGCGGTCGTCGCTGCTGCGCACGAGCGCGACCAGGTCGGATTCGAGGGCGGCCGGGTCCCAGGGCGCCCGAGGGTCCGGTTCCAGCAGCACCAGGGTCCACGGCACGATCATGCCGGTCGGGCTGTGGGTCGCGTCGCCCACGAAGGCCGCCAGGTGGGCCGGATGGGAGTAGACGGGCAGGGAGAAGCGGAACCGGCAGCCCGGCGCGTCGTCCTCGAGCAGTTCGAGGCTCCCCCCGTGCAGTTCGACGATCTTGCGGGAGATGGGCAGGCCGAGCCCTGTCCCCTTGGCGCCCGGACCATCGCGACGGTTGAGCTGCGCGAACTTCTCGAACGCCCGGGCCCGGTCCTCGGGCGCGATGCCCGGACCGTCATCCGCCACCGTGACCTCGACCATGTCCACGGCAGCGCGGGCGCTGACGGCGATCTTCCCCCCTTCGGGGGTGAACTTGTGCGCGTTGCCCACCAGGTTCACGAGCACCTGGGTGACCATGTCGGGCGCCGCGAGCACCGGCGGCACCGGCGCGCCGTCACCCGTCGCGACCGCGATCTCCTGCCCGGCGCCGCGGCAGCGGCCGCTGAAGTCCTCCACGCACGAACGGATCAGCGCCGCGATGTCGACCCGCTCCCGGGACAGGCGCATGGCGCCCGACTCGATGCTGTCCAGGTCGAGCAGGTCGTTGACGAGTCCGGCCAGGCGGTCGCAGTTCCGCAGGGCCGACGCCAGGCACTTGCGCTGCTCGTCGCTCACCTCGCCCACGACACCGTCGTGCACCAGCGAGCAGAACTCGCGGATCACCGTCAGCGGGGTGCGGAATTCGTGGGAGGCGGCCGAGAGGTAGTCCGACTTGAGGTCGCTGATCTCCTGCAGCCGCGCGTTGGCCGCGTTCAGTTCGGCGACGAGCTCCGCCTGGGCGAGCTGGGCGCGCTTCAGGTTGAGGAAGGCCGCCACCTTGGCCCGGATCACGTGCGGATCGACGGGCTTGAAGAGATAGTCGATGGCCCCCACGTCGTAGCCCGACGAGATGTGCCGCCGCTCCTTGTTGATCGCCGTCACGAAGATCACCGGCAGGTCCCGGGTCCGCGGATGCCGGCGCATCAGCTCGGCCACCTCGAAGCCGTCCATGCCCGGCATCTGCACGTCGAGCAGCACGAGGGCGAAGTCGTGGTCGAGCATCAGCGCGAGGGCCTCCTCGCCCGAGCCGGCCGCGAGGATGCTCATGTCGTCCCGCTCGAGGACCTGGCGCAGCGAGGCGATGTTGCTCGGCCGGTCGTCGACGATGAGGATCTTCAGGCTGGCGGCGTCCGGCATCGGATTCACGTCGTCACCTCCTCGGCTGCGGCCAGGCCGCGGCAGGCGGCGAGCACCTTGCCGATCGTGGCCGGCTTCTCGACGAGGGCGTCGGCCGAGGCGATCTCGCCCGCCCGCTCGGACGGCACCATCGCGACCAGGCGCAGCAGGGGCGCGCCGCTGCAGGCACGCAGCTTCTGCAGCAGGTTCTCGCCGCGCGGCGAATCCGGCGCCCCGCCGGAGCACCAGGGATTGACCAGCACCACGGTGGGCGCCCGCAGGCTCGCGACGATGCCGAGCAGGTCCGACACCCGGCGCACGACTTCGGGACCGTGCCCCACCGAGACCAGTTCATCGCCCAGCCGGTAGATGGTCCGCATCTCGTCGTCGGCCAGGATGAGGTTCCAGCCGGCCAGGACG from bacterium includes:
- a CDS encoding hybrid sensor histidine kinase/response regulator, with protein sequence MNPMPDAASLKILIVDDRPSNIASLRQVLERDDMSILAAGSGEEALALMLDHDFALVLLDVQMPGMDGFEVAELMRRHPRTRDLPVIFVTAINKERRHISSGYDVGAIDYLFKPVDPHVIRAKVAAFLNLKRAQLAQAELVAELNAANARLQEISDLKSDYLSAASHEFRTPLTVIREFCSLVHDGVVGEVSDEQRKCLASALRNCDRLAGLVNDLLDLDSIESGAMRLSRERVDIAALIRSCVEDFSGRCRGAGQEIAVATGDGAPVPPVLAAPDMVTQVLVNLVGNAHKFTPEGGKIAVSARAAVDMVEVTVADDGPGIAPEDRARAFEKFAQLNRRDGPGAKGTGLGLPISRKIVELHGGSLELLEDDAPGCRFRFSLPVYSHPAHLAAFVGDATHSPTGMIVPWTLVLLEPDPRAPWDPAALESDLVALVRSSDDRVGVVHLGERPVNAFVLKTDAAGAASLAARLEAALGKSYPEATPRLAIIDVTRPGDRSVLDHPELIELQPVEWKGAVHV